In the Paenibacillus pabuli genome, one interval contains:
- a CDS encoding AraC family transcriptional regulator, translated as MAKTRKPVIEYRHYSLPIHFPVLLLSGERWKISDIKSEHLHFHNHLEIGICYSDSGIMEIKGESVPFQAGDITFIPRYLPHTTYSTPGTASLWAYIFFSPEDLFQHSLKSTYSDFEPNLWAVQGMNCVLSKEQHPKVYTLATSIVEELRLQNPYYQESAYGLMLSLYIELLRIHSRNQPLAEQGTDHGLKGDLVISPVLEYITKNYMTPMTIDFLADLCHLSTTHFRRKFHEIMRTTPLEFINSTRIEEACKQLKSTDHSILSISEQVGFHSISSFNRCFSKLMGQSPKAWRKSVQSEVQSAKASILEFTGWV; from the coding sequence ATGGCCAAAACCAGGAAACCTGTTATTGAATATCGTCATTACAGCCTGCCCATCCATTTTCCCGTCCTGCTATTAAGCGGTGAACGCTGGAAAATATCCGATATCAAGAGCGAGCATCTTCATTTTCATAACCATCTGGAGATTGGCATCTGCTACTCCGACAGCGGCATTATGGAGATCAAGGGTGAATCCGTTCCCTTTCAGGCTGGCGATATAACTTTCATTCCCAGATATCTTCCTCATACAACGTACAGCACGCCTGGTACGGCCAGTTTGTGGGCCTATATTTTCTTTTCGCCGGAGGACCTGTTTCAGCATTCATTAAAAAGTACATACAGCGACTTCGAGCCGAATCTATGGGCAGTACAGGGAATGAACTGTGTGCTAAGCAAGGAGCAGCATCCCAAGGTGTACACCCTTGCCACATCGATCGTGGAGGAGTTAAGGCTGCAGAATCCTTATTATCAGGAAAGTGCCTATGGTTTAATGTTGTCCCTGTATATCGAGCTCCTTCGAATTCACTCCCGGAATCAGCCCCTGGCTGAACAAGGTACAGATCATGGTTTGAAAGGCGATCTGGTCATCTCGCCCGTGCTCGAGTATATCACCAAGAACTACATGACCCCCATGACCATCGATTTTTTGGCCGATCTGTGCCACTTGAGCACAACGCATTTCCGCAGAAAATTTCACGAGATTATGAGGACGACGCCTCTCGAATTCATCAACAGTACACGGATCGAAGAAGCCTGCAAACAGCTGAAAAGCACGGACCATTCCATTCTGTCGATCTCTGAACAGGTCGGGTTTCATTCCATCTCCAGCTTCAATCGCTGCTTCTCCAAACTGATGGGACAGTCCCCCAAAGCGTGGCGCAAGAGTGTACAATCCGAAGTACAGTCCGCCAAAGCATCCATACTGGAGTTTACAGGGTGGGTCTAG